A genomic window from Microbacterium sp. ET2 includes:
- a CDS encoding 2-phosphosulfolactate phosphatase produces the protein MPSPFDQSRYQVRLDWGLDALARLAPADIVVVVDVLRFSSRAIDVVEQGQEMMLDDAAFAVSLNGARVAAAAAAAAGSVSAGPHAVADEPDGPIVLLAGLRNASAVARAIADEQERRGRRTSISIIPAGELGHGGAPLRFAVEDLLGAGAVIDALTTRGIDHSSPEAATAGEAFRGLRGAVRHLLTASGSGQELIEEDLRPDVVRAAEVDASDAVPIVRGDRIALL, from the coding sequence ATGCCCTCGCCCTTCGATCAGTCCCGGTATCAGGTGCGTCTGGACTGGGGCCTCGACGCCCTCGCGCGCCTCGCGCCCGCCGACATCGTGGTGGTCGTGGATGTGCTCCGCTTCTCCAGCAGGGCGATCGACGTGGTCGAGCAGGGCCAGGAGATGATGCTGGATGACGCGGCCTTCGCGGTGTCGCTGAACGGCGCCCGTGTCGCCGCCGCAGCAGCCGCCGCCGCGGGCTCCGTCTCGGCCGGCCCTCACGCGGTCGCGGACGAACCCGACGGCCCGATCGTCCTTCTCGCGGGACTGCGCAACGCCTCCGCCGTGGCGCGGGCGATCGCCGACGAGCAGGAGCGTCGCGGTCGCCGCACCTCGATCTCGATCATCCCGGCCGGCGAGCTCGGCCACGGCGGCGCACCGCTGCGCTTCGCCGTCGAGGATCTCCTCGGCGCCGGCGCCGTCATCGACGCCCTCACCACTCGGGGGATCGACCACTCCTCGCCCGAAGCCGCCACGGCAGGCGAAGCCTTCCGCGGGCTTCGCGGGGCGGTGCGTCACCTGCTGACCGCAAGCGGCTCGGGTCAGGAACTCATCGAGGAAGACCTGCGGCCCGACGTCGTCCGCGCCGCCGAGGTCGACGCTTCAGACGCGGTGCCGATCGTGCGCGGGGACCGCATCGCCCTGCTCTGA
- a CDS encoding SprT-like domain-containing protein, with translation MSEPERVRVWANALIRRHLDPSWTFGFDNAKRRAGLCDFRRKRISVSRYLSARYDDDTNHQTLLHEVAHAIAGPAAGHGAEWKSIARDLGYVGGTTHDGETAVELAPWVGVCPAGHTAYRHRRPPRATSCVACAPQFDRRHLFTWTRREISAAARLAAMTPRTDAARGGSEQGDAVPAHDRHRV, from the coding sequence ATGTCAGAACCTGAACGGGTGCGCGTCTGGGCGAACGCCCTGATCCGCCGCCACCTCGACCCCTCGTGGACCTTCGGCTTCGACAACGCCAAGAGGCGTGCGGGCCTCTGCGATTTCCGGCGCAAGCGCATCAGCGTCTCGCGCTACCTTTCGGCGCGGTACGACGACGACACCAACCACCAGACGCTCCTGCACGAGGTGGCCCACGCGATCGCCGGGCCTGCGGCCGGGCACGGCGCGGAGTGGAAGAGCATCGCCCGAGACCTCGGCTACGTCGGGGGCACGACCCATGACGGCGAGACGGCTGTCGAACTCGCGCCGTGGGTGGGCGTGTGCCCCGCCGGACACACCGCCTACCGGCATCGGCGCCCGCCGCGGGCGACGTCGTGCGTCGCATGCGCGCCGCAGTTCGACCGCCGCCATCTGTTCACCTGGACGCGGCGCGAGATCTCGGCCGCCGCCCGGCTGGCCGCGATGACGCCGCGCACGGATGCCGCCCGGGGTGGGTCAGAGCAGGGCGATGCGGTCCCCGCGCACGATCGGCACCGCGTCTGA
- a CDS encoding spermidine synthase: MARARVEQVRPSARLGDGTLATIAPSEYDTGWELIVDGTPQSHVDLDDPTHLHFEYVLRMAAVIDRLKLPGQPLTAVHLGAGALTVPRYIEATRPGSRQQVIELEQPLVDLVREHLPLPRGAAIRVRIGDARIGLARLPRALVGAVDVLVSDVYAGAQTPAHLTTVEFYREAAALLAPDGVLLVNVADGAGLAFARRQVATVREVLPHVIVLAEVQTLKGRRFGNLVVAASPSPLPTQWLPRLMAAGPHPAKVAEGQEVDEFARGARIATDGDATPSPKPAASVFER, from the coding sequence ATGGCGCGCGCTCGGGTGGAACAGGTGCGACCTTCGGCACGGCTCGGCGACGGCACTCTCGCGACGATCGCGCCGTCGGAGTACGACACCGGCTGGGAGCTCATCGTCGACGGCACGCCGCAGTCGCACGTCGACCTCGACGACCCGACGCACCTGCATTTCGAGTACGTGTTGCGGATGGCGGCGGTGATCGACCGCCTGAAGCTCCCCGGCCAGCCGCTCACCGCCGTGCACCTCGGCGCCGGTGCGCTGACGGTGCCGCGCTACATCGAGGCGACGCGGCCGGGGTCGCGCCAGCAGGTCATCGAACTCGAGCAACCCCTGGTCGACCTCGTGCGCGAGCATCTGCCCCTTCCGCGGGGGGCGGCGATCCGGGTGCGGATCGGCGACGCCCGAATCGGGCTCGCGCGTCTCCCCCGTGCGCTCGTCGGAGCCGTCGACGTGCTCGTCTCCGACGTCTACGCAGGGGCGCAGACCCCGGCGCATCTGACCACGGTGGAGTTCTACCGCGAGGCCGCCGCACTCCTCGCCCCCGACGGCGTGCTGCTGGTCAACGTCGCCGACGGCGCAGGACTCGCCTTCGCCCGTCGTCAGGTGGCGACGGTGCGCGAGGTGCTCCCCCACGTCATCGTGCTGGCCGAGGTGCAGACGCTCAAGGGTCGCCGGTTCGGCAACCTCGTCGTCGCCGCCTCCCCGTCACCCCTCCCGACCCAGTGGCTCCCGCGGCTGATGGCGGCAGGCCCCCACCCCGCGAAGGTGGCCGAAGGCCAGGAGGTCGACGAGTTCGCGCGCGGAGCGCGTATCGCGACCGACGGTGACGCGACGCCGTCGCCCAAGCCCGCGGCATCCGTCTTCGAACGGTGA
- a CDS encoding ABC transporter substrate-binding protein, whose protein sequence is MLHSTRKRLLAGAAAIAVGSLILTACASQRDEGGGSEEPSDVDSTFIFGASGDVSSLDPAFASDGESFRVSRQIFEGLVGVEPGTADPAPLLASSWEQSEDGLSYTFTLEEGVTFHDGTPFNAEAVCVNFDRQNNFTGIAQSESLSYYWGKLMRGYADTGTSIYGGCEAVSDTEVTVTLTEPFAGFIPALSLPAFAMQSPTALEEYGADDVGGTSEAPTLSEYATGHPTGTGPFQFESWDPGSTTTLTAYEDYWGEQGVVEEIIFQVIGDTTARRQALESGSIDGYDLVAPADLGALEEAGFTLINRDPFNVLYLGMNQAVPELADERVRQAIAHAIDKEQLISQVLPEGTEVATQFMPDSVIGWNPDVTTYEYDPEAAQALLAEAGFDESNPLTITFNYPVNISRPYMPNPEQIFTNLQSQLEAVGIVLNPVSNEWGEYLDLIQGGSEHGIHLLGWTGDYNDPDNFVGTFFGAPSNEWGFDNAEIFSALTTGRGLATAEEQESAYADANAQIMEFLPGIPLAHPVPTLVFDERVTSYPASPVQDEVYNLVELSE, encoded by the coding sequence ATGCTTCACTCAACGAGAAAGCGCCTGCTCGCCGGCGCTGCGGCCATCGCCGTCGGATCGCTGATCCTGACGGCCTGCGCGAGCCAGCGCGACGAGGGCGGCGGAAGCGAGGAGCCGAGCGACGTCGACTCGACGTTCATCTTCGGAGCCTCCGGTGACGTGTCGAGCCTGGATCCGGCGTTCGCCAGCGACGGCGAGTCGTTCCGCGTCTCCCGGCAGATCTTCGAGGGCCTCGTGGGCGTCGAACCGGGAACCGCCGACCCCGCGCCGCTTCTGGCGAGCAGCTGGGAGCAGTCCGAGGACGGATTGAGCTACACCTTCACCCTCGAGGAGGGCGTGACCTTCCACGACGGCACCCCTTTCAACGCCGAAGCGGTGTGCGTCAACTTCGACCGCCAGAACAACTTCACCGGCATCGCCCAGAGCGAGAGCCTGTCGTACTACTGGGGCAAGCTCATGCGCGGCTACGCCGACACGGGCACCTCGATCTACGGCGGCTGCGAGGCGGTCAGCGACACCGAGGTCACGGTCACCCTGACCGAGCCCTTCGCCGGATTCATCCCCGCCCTGTCGCTCCCCGCGTTCGCGATGCAGAGCCCGACGGCGCTGGAGGAATACGGCGCCGATGACGTCGGCGGCACCTCGGAGGCACCGACCCTCAGCGAGTACGCCACGGGTCACCCGACCGGCACCGGTCCGTTCCAGTTCGAGTCATGGGATCCGGGCAGCACCACCACCCTCACCGCCTACGAGGACTACTGGGGCGAGCAGGGCGTGGTCGAGGAGATCATCTTCCAGGTGATCGGCGACACCACCGCGCGTCGCCAGGCGCTGGAGTCCGGCAGCATCGACGGCTACGACCTCGTCGCCCCCGCCGACCTCGGCGCGCTGGAGGAGGCGGGCTTCACCCTCATCAACCGCGACCCGTTCAACGTGCTCTACCTCGGCATGAACCAGGCCGTTCCCGAGCTCGCGGACGAGCGCGTGCGTCAGGCGATCGCCCATGCGATCGACAAGGAGCAGCTCATCTCGCAGGTGCTCCCCGAGGGCACCGAGGTGGCCACGCAGTTCATGCCCGACAGCGTGATCGGGTGGAACCCCGACGTCACCACCTACGAGTACGACCCGGAAGCCGCTCAGGCGCTGCTGGCCGAGGCGGGCTTCGACGAGTCGAACCCCCTCACCATCACGTTCAACTACCCGGTCAACATCTCTCGGCCGTACATGCCCAACCCCGAGCAGATCTTCACCAACCTGCAGTCCCAGCTCGAGGCCGTCGGCATCGTGCTCAATCCGGTCTCCAACGAATGGGGCGAGTACCTCGACCTCATCCAGGGCGGCAGCGAGCACGGCATCCACCTGCTCGGCTGGACCGGTGACTACAACGACCCCGACAACTTCGTGGGGACGTTCTTCGGTGCGCCCTCGAACGAGTGGGGCTTCGACAACGCCGAGATCTTCAGCGCCCTGACCACCGGCCGGGGCCTGGCCACCGCCGAGGAGCAGGAGTCGGCCTACGCCGACGCCAACGCGCAGATCATGGAGTTCCTCCCCGGAATCCCGCTCGCCCACCCGGTGCCGACCCTCGTCTTCGACGAGCGCGTCACCTCGTACCCGGCGAGCCCCGTGCAGGACGAGGTCTACAACCTGGTCGAGCTCTCCGAGTAG